A stretch of DNA from Vanacampus margaritifer isolate UIUO_Vmar chromosome 1, RoL_Vmar_1.0, whole genome shotgun sequence:
ATACATTCAGCATACGAAGTATCAATCTTTTTCATCAAACAGACGTTATTCACACTACATTTATAACataaatctcaaagtgcacAGTAGCCTACAGGCAAAAAAAGCAAATACTTACAAGCACacactagattaaaaaaaaagtaggctgTAGTCATTTGATAAAATGGGATCGAAAAAACAATCAAAGTAGCAGTCAATATACAGTGAAAAATCAGCCAggaaaagctttttttgtcttttttaactaaactttttttttaaagcttaccATATGTGGAGCTCTGGGGTGGTTTGGGAGGGGAGGAGATATAtataggtttgtttgttttttttcttggtcaaAAAATTGTTCAACTGTTCCATTATCCAtcataaatatcaaaatctGCGTAGGGAGAATTAGGTATTGTAATGTGGTGACACACTGGACAGTGTGTgtaatttagtgccatctagtggtgaactactAGAATGTAATGACCCAAGTTCAAAGCACGCGCATGCATTTTAAAGGCACACAAAGACCACACTGAAGATGCCACCAATTGTTCCATTTgtgaagttctttttttttcaggtctcGGTCACAGAAAGACGCAGTGAAACATGTCAGACTCCTTTAAGGCGAGGCTTGACTTATGTAATGTAATTagcaattactagacctacaattaaattttttttaaagcacaataaattgatgtgatagaactttttttttgcatattattgaaatcagtgtgaattttaaaataaataaataaacattgaaaacacgaaaaattctacacactgtcccttttaAACACTGACTTTCTATATGTAcatatggagagagagagagattcatatatttgtattaattaaatTCATTGCACTGCACTGTTTAATGTCTTTGGTGTCTTTTGTCTGTTGGTTGTGGGAACACACTGTAATGCCGCAAAAATTTCCAATGTGTTTACACAGTAAAGGAATCTTGAATCTATCTGTAAGTGAGCTGAAAAGTGTGTCTCATACTGTAATATTTTCAGGGCCcttttacaattattattactgttatgAATTGGTCTTAGcattaattgtgttattttattattattattattatttttgtcattgctCGCCAAATTCGTTGCAAATCCGCTATTCCAATTACACAAATAGTAGCTGTTCTCTATGGATGCTGTTCTTCCTGCGTGTTGCCTATAGTTGAAATTAGAAACAGCACCCATGGGACTCGCGGATACGGATCATATCTATGTAAGACGACTAATGAAGGTCTGGCTCCCATTTAAGTGTCTTTATTGGTGGTGGGAATAGCTTGGGAATGGATTTCCCTCTGTGTGGGATACGccccctgtgtgtgtgcgtgcgtgcgtgcgtgtgtggtgTGGTGTGTTGGGCAATGATCGCACCCATCCTCCCCCCCAGCAGGAACTGCTCTGGCTGATAAGAGATCGGAAGGACATTCATCTTCACCCATCCAGCCAGAATCcccccaccaacacacacacacacccaggGCGCACTTGTCCCCTCAACGCGGGCAACGAACTCCATAGCTCGGCCAGTGGAGGCGGGGTCCCTCTCATGGAAATCAATCAAGAGGGATGAGCGTGAGAACAAGCTTGCAGTGTCGAAGCTATTGGcctgatgatgaagatgatgatgaagatggctGTCTGGGGATGTGGGGAATACGAATGACTGTGCAAACAAGGTGTGAAAATAATCTCACAATACTATGATCCCCCCTTCAAATCATGTTTTATACTGCAAAATCATATATTTCCTTAGGCAAAAGTGAAGCGATTTGTGTGAGGTGTCTCGTTCACTTGCTCCTTGGAGACGTGTCATCGAGGCACAACTCATTGGATTAATACAGAACTTGCTTTTGGTTGTAGGTTCCAACTTAGTTTCACGAAAACAAAATTGTTGACTTTATGGCAAATACAATGGTCGCATCCAATGTGGAAGATGCGCTGTCTTCTGGATATTTGAATGGGCCACCCGGTTCAATGGGTCTCTCTCTCtgcaacagatataaaaagtatAAAAGGAAAAACAAGCATCCCCCTTCATTGAAGATGTCAAACGAGTTTGTGGCTTCCAAGTTTTCTTTCCTGAAACGGGTTCAGATGGCTATTTAGTTGCATTGTGTGCTTGTACCCTCTCCCTTTCTGGCTTCTTGTGCTCATCTAGTTCTTGCTCCGTTTCTCCTTCCAGATGCTCCTATGTGGGGAGCTGATGCTACAATGGAGAACCAGATACATGTGGTCCATTCATAACCTTTTACTTGTTGTTCCACGCCTgcccaaattatttatattgtatataaattatatctgttgtgtgtcaaaaatattaaaaagtgtcttatttactgatgacacaactctctactgttcaggagagaacctgaagcagcttgaattgaatgaattgaacacattaaaaaaactggtttgacttttattatcattaaacttaaacaaaaccaagtttttagtttttggtgctagacaaaccacacaacaggtcaaaatgatggtcaattaaattgaaatagaaagagtgtatgaaaataaatgtcttggagtagttattgatgaaaaattatgttggaagtcaAACAGagataatgtcaaaaattaaagcCTGTCCTGAAAAAAACTGttctgaataagaaatcattttacatattatattgttcattatcATTACCATATCttacctattgtgtggaaatctggggaaactcatataaaacaaataccgatcctgtttttaaactgcaaaaaaagagccataagaattataaaccgatcaaaatatacagagccAATTCGTtcactatttattaaatcaaattcaatGAAATTCTACGAgttagttgaatttaaaattgcgcaaataatgtataaagtacacaacaatctactctgccacagtactcagaagctgtttgaaattagacagagtccttataacataaggggtacaagtgtttacaaaaaaaaataaaagaagaagaaatattaagcaaaggtgtgtttctgtaaaaggtgttaatttgtggaatgattttggaactgacctgaaaagatgtcagtcacttgctgaatttagaaaaattgtttaaagcaaagttttttttaaaaaaaaaaaaatacatacatcagtcaggagctgttaaaaatgtacatatgctgtaatttctttggatgtatcggtatgaTTGTAATGCAAATtatatatgtgagtatgaggatatgattcataaatgtattatggtatatgcctatgaatttcatgtacatttgtCGCTGGCAAAagtgcgtatgttaaagtgcacttgtatatatgattaggtttatacatttccttttgttgaaatacattaccttattattttattaacataaaacgaataagcGGTAGGACTAGATATGTTTTGAACTTCCTcttaccccttttgaacatacaaactattttctttcttcctgttcttgttttctttttttacttccatttatattttagacttgtaatgtgttctctttgtgtttatatgttcaataaagaacCAAATCACAAATCCTGTGctattgtgtggaaataaaTCTCCGTTGGTGCTGTGGTGGTAGGAACACACTTTCATGAGGCATAAGAAGGCATACTCAGTTACcactgtttttacttttttaaataattgttttatatttattgctGAGAAGTGCTTTTCATACAAATGTTAACTGTAATTATGACATGACCAATGCAAGACCCATGTGTTGGGAAACAAGAgagtctttatatacaaaaatacaaaggaaCAACAGAGACCAGGGCTGAATTCTGATGgccttggggggaaaaaaacacttgacgTAGAAACGATGACGATGTCAGTTGCAATGTTCCTGAAATTGGCACTCTTAGGCCCTCTATTTAGGTTCTGTATTTGTGACTCTTATTTTGCTTCATAtaagcctttattctgtcatatagaattgtgcatttCCCTATTTGTGTCAACACGTCGAAGTTCTTTAGCCGATGCTTCCATGCCAGCTTTCTTCCATGTTTTCTGCATCCAACCCAGCTTCATGCAGTTGCTTTGTATTTTTGAGTTCTGCGGAAAATCCTGATCAAGATTCCTCCATCAAGCGTTTTTTTCAAGGCCATCTGAAtacagccctgctctctgttgttactttgtatttttggatataAAGACTCTTTGTTTTCCAACTCACGTGTCCTGTCTGCATTTGGGTACTAATTGCGCACCTCACATGAAAGTTGAACTAAAggaggctgcagtaaaggcaaatatgaaatgttattcattttaaattaatttaacaatgtctgttccaatacatttgctcacttgaaaaatGGGTGAGTGCAAACAAAAGGCACTTGACGCATCCagatgtaaaaaacataaaataaaaacggcaattctgaacttttgtcttatcttcatcttttAATCTGAAagccaaatgtcttcagtaagGAACTGGccttgccgttccaatacttttggacgGGATCGTATACGTGAGTGATCGACTATGGCACAAAATCAGGTGATATCACCGCTGTAGGAACGTCAGGGCCTCCTGAAATTGTGCAAGTGTACTAAATTAAATGTCCCATGGGTGTATATCCGTATGTGCAACGAGCTGAATAATCACCCAGACAGCGAAAATGACTATTGATCTGTGTAGTGGACTATTATACAGTTGAGCGGTCTTTCTCAACTGATAACTGTTTCTGTCCAATTGGATATGGAGCACATCATCTCTGATGGAACTTCGGCTATTTTGAACTGGTTCACAATCATCCTGACAATACTGTAATCCCTGAAAAATAGATTATTCAGTCCCCATTCTTAAatgtgtacactttttttttttttgtaatttaatgtGTATTGTACGTCATGTGGACCCATTGTTGActgttttcaacatttttggccATGAAATTAATTGTGAAGAAGAATATTGATGCTTTTGATGGTTGGGCGTTTTCGTCCGCACATAGCATTGCCACCGTTTCTATTGATTTTTATGTTGTGCCTATATAAGCAGCATTTTTGCAACCTCCCCATGTTCCGCGGAAATCTTGCCGTTGGACTTTCTGCAATGTTACtgctagatggatggatgaatggcgAGGAAGAATGGCTGGAGGATCTGAGGATGAGGAGCGTCGTCAACATGGAGCCCAATAGCATAACAGCTACACATCTTTTACTTTTCACATCTTTTCTTTGCAGTACAGCATATGTCACAGGCCAAATAATTTGGAAATTGGCAATAACAACTACAACACTTAATTTGTTGTCACATTTGTGTTTCATTGATGATGGAGCACTTTGTAGTtgttatgttgtttgtttttgctacatCTACTCTTACATGGAGACATCAGATTCACAACTAAAAAGAGACGATAAACGTTAAGTGCTCAATTCAACTCAGCTGGTCAAATCTCAGTAAACTGTCGTCTGTCTCCATCTAGTGGCTAAAAAGAGAAGTTCCTCTCTTGCCCCCCTCCCTGACCACAACGCTGGTAGAGGTCACACCGCTCCTCCTGAGCAGCTTAATCATACGTCATAAAGTGAACAAATATGTCagtacatatttacatttgttgaCAGCTGTTCGTGTCAGAAACACAGGCTCACGCCATGGTCTTCTAGTTACTTACTGTGGCGGCCGAGGCTCAGGAGGTAGAGTTGGTCACCCATTAAGCAGGTCTGCTGTTTAATTTCAGCTCTCTCCAAATGCACTTGGGCAAAACACTTCacgcatgaataatgtatccattgtaaagcgtctttgagtgtccagaaaaggCGCTGTATAAATCtgatgtattaatattattactgtattatatatatatatatatatatatatatatatatatatatatatatatatatatatatatatatatatatatatatatatatatatatatatatatatatatatatatatatataattaactgAGTGTTTCTGTCAACATTCAGTTGACTGAACTGTAATTAGTTTGATTAGTCAAACCTTTGGGTGTTCTGTCACACGAGCTGTCATTAATGCCACTGGCCACTAGAGGGGCCACGAGAGGGACCCTCATTGCGCTTTTGCAATACAGTACACCAGACTGATCTGTGATCTGAAGAGGCAAGAAGCTAccaattttcatttatttcagacaGCAAAATAGTTATTTCTGAGATATGCAAGAATTTATAAAGCTGTCAGAACAATTGTTTGTTTCAGTGGGCCACCACCATTTGCTCTGTCAATGGGTTCTATCAACCGAACTGTGtcagaatttaagtcaggataaGATTGATGCAAAagttcatatattttgaagtatGGGTGTTCTTTAATCAATGTATTTCTATTTGGTATCGCTAAGTTACATGATTACTCTATCGTTAATATATGATTCAAATAATGGGACGTTTGCGAGATCGGATGTGAGTGCACTGTACAGGAAGTGGGGAGAGGTGAAGCAGGTTGTGGGCCAGGTGAACTATTCAACACAGTCAATAAAGTCACAAGATGATTCCGTGACTCATCGTTGACTTTGACCCTCCATTCATATAATTTGCTGTTTCATGATGAGTCAATCTCTTTGTGTTGTGCATGTCAGCTCAAGTCCAGAAGGTCCCGGGATTCCCAAGCGTATAAACGTGTATGTTTTTTGGATGAAAGCTTAGCATCCAAaccatacattttaatgttggaattttttattgctataaattgCAAATGTTCCATTCAAGCCAAGTATTATTGAGGGGATGGTTGGTAAATTGATGCTCCACCTGATGTGAGGATGACGCAGCCACCCAGGCGAAAATCTCCGGTCACATGAACGCACCATTCTGTTCTTCTCCATGTTTATGTTCGTGCTGTCGAGTTTCACTTTAATGACTGCTGATGTGACTTCAAAAGGCTGATTGATGATTTATACATCATTTCTACCTGCTATACAAAACACGTTTTGTATTCATCAGAggcataaaatgtaaaatagtcactcgaaaattacaaataaaaagatgaaTGTTTTCCTAATAAAGCTGAGCTCTGTCTAAGTGTGACATTCTTTTTCACGACAGTGAAACTTATTCAGCTGACTGCATTCCTCCCTCTATTCATGCCGCCATGCAAAGGTTCAAACAGAGGTCTTGTTTTCACTGTGCCGTCAAAGCTGAGTGGCACCAGCAGTGTACTCTCTCCAGGTATTCTGTAACATGTGATTTACTCAAAATCGAATCTTCTTCcaaaatttacaaaacaaaagtgcactTGTGAGTATTCTGCTCCCAAAATGCAAATATGCTCATTAACACTGATGATTGGTTCGATACTAAAAAGTATTTATCGTCAAACTGACTGGAAGTGAAGCAAGTCCCACTTGTAGAACATTGCTGGTTTTTAAAACATACTGTAACGCAAAGGTGGTTACGTCACACAGCCTTGTTGAGAACCTCTTGAATAGCCtgctaaaaacaaagaaaccGCAATGAGCGATGTAATACTTATTCATGAGTGGTACTCATAAAATTATCCAGTGATGTTCACAGCGGCTGAGATAAATGGTGGCCAAGGGTGCCCATAGCCACCTTCGTCACTCTTGCCACCCCCACACCTAGGGGAAagtatttatatctgtttatttAGCTGTGATTGTTCTGCCATTTTCACATGGGTGCAGTATTCTTAGACCCATTGTTAGTGTACCACAAGTTCTTTAGAGTAACTGCTTGATTtgaatgaaaacttaaaaataattggTCTTTAGAAAAGAACCTTTGATTCTTATGTTCAACATCAAAGTCATGAGTTTCACACCATAGCAACTTGCAACCAATGTAGCTGAGAAGAAGTCATTGTTTGTCATACCATCTACAGTCATGCATTCATGAAATCAAATTCACATATATCCAGACATCCAACACATTCAAATAACAAGCAGAAGCAAACCGAATTGAAAAGCAGCATTTAGAGTTGTGAATaatgaatatgtgtgtgtgtgtcattgttCTTTCCagatttgatttgaatgaatgagcCATTGCTCCCAGGATGCAAAATGGCATTGACAAATGATAATTAATCACTCTGGTTAGCTTTTAGTTAGCGAATTAGTGCATGTAGCAGAAGTAGCCTAGACTATGAGAGTACACAAAAGCGAAGCAGCAGTAAAGAAAATGGCATCATGGCAGGTTAAATCACATACTTTACGTTCTAAAACATTTGAATCGAACTACTCCTCCAAAAACATAACAATGTTGACGTAGGATTTATTACCATAGAGAGagcattatttttatgtatatattttactttCCCATAGCAAGCAACACACAAATCACAAGTTTCATTTTATCAATTTACTATGACACACCTCAGCGTGACAACTACAACATTGTGTACTTCTGCCGCCTGTGGAAAGTCCACAATTTCCTTTCAGTACCGTCCACGTGCTAATCGTTATCACACATTAACCTGGTAGTTATCTAAAAATTGAAGTGGTCGTGATTGTCAGAATTGCAAATTCGACATGCAAATTTGTCATGGCTCTGCGTGCACGAGCCTCACTAGAAATCCCCACTTTTTGCCAAGCGATGCAAGCCTGCGTTTATTTTCGGTGGCAGTTTGCTGGAAATCCCCCACCTAGTGGCTTTAGCTCCACCCTTGCAAGTCTCcagccacacacactcattcaGTGGACGCGTCGCGTACAAACCGAGCACAGATCCTAGCTAACAACAAGCAGGCGCGACCATGGCCCTCCACAGGACCACTGTCACCAACCAAATGGATTACAACCGGGAGTCAAAAGAAGGAAAGCCGTCGACGGACGAGCGTTTGGACAGCGGCGTCGACTCCCTGAAAGAGGAGGACTACCAGGCGGTCGCGGACGAGATATGGCGCCTGCAGCTCGAATGCCAGCCGTCGCAAAACAAGCAACTTGCAGCTTGTGCAACCGCCGACATCCAAGAATGGAAAACACAAGTCAGCGAAGACGGAGACACGTAAGTTGAAGCACGATTGTTCACTCGCTTAACTAGTCGGCAAACTGGGCCCGTCTGCGAGGTAATTCGAGCTCCTTCCTGTGGGTAGCGTTTTCTTCCCATTTGCCATTAAAATGCGTGTCACAATTCAGCCGGATCTCGACCCCCCTCCCATTTTCTTTTAAAGTAACGTGATGCTACTTGCACCACACTGGAAGTCTTTTGGTTAGTAATCACCGGTTTAGCTGCGGCCTAAAACAGTGGGCTCGCACGTAAACAAAAGGCCATTATCAGTCGGAATCTACTATGGCCGCGGGTCAGACTGGGAAAGTCCCCATGCGCGCCGCCGAACAATCCCAACCGGCGCGCCCTCCCGCTCgtcaaaaaaacaagaagtgtTTACAAGTGGTCAAAAAGTATCTAAAATCACACACTTTGAAAAACATGTGCCACCGGCACGAGGGCCACTTTTAGAAAAAGCTGGAGCTGCAATGGAGTGTTCTCATTGCAACTGTTCCGTGAACGCCGCACAGAGGACACAGGTCAATTGACGTCACGTTTAAGCAGGGGACTTTTAAATTAGTGCAGACCTACTTtgagaattacaaaaaaatacagcgTAATCCCACTAATGATTAACTACCAATCAATTAATGTAGAGTTTCCCAacttttattgagccaaggcacatcaattagaaagaaaaatgacCTTCATTCTGCCCATGAGAAgctcatttaattgttctgcctgtcgcTATATGTCACTGGCATCTTTTCAGACCAATTTGGTAGAATTGGATAATACTTATTGTTTCATGACACAATGCGCACAGTTTCAAACAATCTACGAGCCACAAAATATAGACAAACGTGAAATGTTAGTTGACAAATCTAAGGCTCATTCGAGCATCCTTTAACTCTGATCATCTTTTTTAGGtggaagtgttttgtttttataacagCTTGTCTTGTCTGTCTCCAGGCTACTCCACTTGGCTATTATCCACGAGGCAAAGGACTACATCCGAACAATGATCGAGCTCTCCAAGAACACAGACTTCCTCGACGTCCAAAATGACCAGCGACAGGTGCGTGAGCTGACGTGTGTTTAGCCCGTGAAGCCCCCCGTCTGCACAGAGCCACCGATGGACGTTtcatctctctctgtctgtatCCCACTTTAGACGCCTCTCCATTTAGCAGTCATAACAAACCAGTCGGACGTGTGCCAGCGCCTCCTGGCCGACGGCTGCGATCCCACGCTGGTGGACGACAGTGGGGACATGGCCACCCATATAGCCTGTCGCCACGGCAACCTTCTGTGCTTCAGCGTCCTCACACAGTTTTGTCGTCCGGAGCATCTCCAAACGATGCTGGCGGCATGCAATTACCAAGGTAAGTTTTTAGCAAGGCAgcatattttagttatttattttgctcGACTACAAGTCACTGTTACTTTACAAGTGTCCCAATTTAGGGGTTGTAAAATTTTGCTTTAGCATGTGAGAACAAATAAAACTTACAGGTTAAGTGTTGGGAGTGTGGAGTACCGCAGGGTACAATACTCGGCCctctagtatttttttttttgcatttacacgTTTCCGCTCAATGATATTATATGTCAACATAACATTAGTTTACATTGCTAAGCCGATTATAGTCATGAAAATTAAAGGTCCAAATTAAAAGTCAACACTCAGGCTATGTTAGTCTCTATAGAGACTCTAGAGTCTCTATAGAGACTAACAGTAGAACAtttaagaataaaaatacagtaaaataagaaaattattacttcaaataagcaaaattatttgccaacagaacaagaacattttgcTTAAATGTACCTGTAAGATTTTCGGAAAATAATACTAAACCAATATCAACCACagtggtcttgaaaatagtattttttagactcaaaaacaagtaatgttgacttttttcaagctgtaatctatataattattttcttaaaatacatacacatattcttTTACGTTTGGCTAACTTACCCTTAGTGTCAAGCACGGAGGTAACGGGTCcaatttttaacgtctttggtattacccagccagggattgaacccacaaccttccactcgaccactgagctggtagtgCACTTACGGGGAAGAAGAAACGTGAACTTAGTAAATATTACGAAACAAATGCTTACAATAAAGAACTAgattgcacttttgtctgattgttttca
This window harbors:
- the nfkbiab gene encoding nuclear factor of kappa light polypeptide gene enhancer in B-cells inhibitor, alpha b yields the protein MALHRTTVTNQMDYNRESKEGKPSTDERLDSGVDSLKEEDYQAVADEIWRLQLECQPSQNKQLAACATADIQEWKTQVSEDGDTLLHLAIIHEAKDYIRTMIELSKNTDFLDVQNDQRQTPLHLAVITNQSDVCQRLLADGCDPTLVDDSGDMATHIACRHGNLLCFSVLTQFCRPEHLQTMLAACNYQGQNCLHLASVHGFLSLVENLVDLGADVNSKEQRNGRSGLHLAVDQQNLSLVKLLLKKGADPNLLTFGGHTPFHLTYGRANDDIKKELFALTRPDLRELPDSESDDSEDEDDSDSDEEVGYDDIQWNGH